A stretch of the uncultured Trichococcus sp. genome encodes the following:
- a CDS encoding carbohydrate ABC transporter permease: MKKKIVISDMVFDIVKWIFLLFFFLATLYPILNTLAVSFNEGLDAIRGGIYILPREFTLDNYRSVLSKGSLMTGAYNTVLRTVIGTVTQLFLTALLAFVLSRKEFMFRTPITLLFIFTMYFNAGLIPNYLWLNRLGFANTFWVYVIPGMISAFNLLVIRTYIRGLPESLVESAQIDGAGYFTIFMKVILPLCKPVLATVALFIAVGQWNSWFDTMLYNGFSERYTTLQYELMKLLSSVTSQGANANDMKNAGGSMVTPTSIRAATTIITALPIVCLYPFLQRYFISGLTIGGVKE; this comes from the coding sequence TTGAAAAAGAAAATAGTTATTTCAGATATGGTTTTTGATATTGTTAAGTGGATTTTCTTGTTATTCTTCTTTCTGGCTACTTTATACCCAATATTGAATACCTTAGCAGTATCTTTTAACGAAGGATTGGACGCTATCAGGGGCGGTATTTATATCTTGCCGCGAGAATTTACGCTTGATAACTATCGATCTGTCCTGTCAAAAGGCTCTCTTATGACGGGAGCGTACAATACCGTTTTACGTACAGTCATCGGAACAGTCACACAGCTATTTTTGACAGCACTGCTGGCTTTTGTGCTGAGCAGAAAGGAATTCATGTTCCGCACACCGATTACATTATTGTTTATTTTTACAATGTACTTCAATGCTGGGCTGATTCCAAATTACTTGTGGTTAAATCGACTGGGTTTTGCTAACACATTTTGGGTGTACGTCATTCCAGGAATGATCAGTGCATTTAATTTACTGGTTATCCGCACCTATATCAGAGGCTTACCTGAAAGTTTGGTTGAATCTGCTCAAATAGATGGCGCAGGGTACTTTACTATCTTTATGAAAGTTATTTTGCCACTATGCAAGCCTGTTCTGGCGACTGTAGCTTTATTCATTGCTGTCGGTCAATGGAATTCTTGGTTTGACACGATGCTTTATAATGGCTTCAGCGAACGATATACGACGCTGCAATATGAGTTGATGAAATTGCTTTCTTCCGTAACAAGTCAAGGAGCAAATGCGAACGACATGAAGAATGCAGGTGGATCGATGGTAACGCCAACTTCAATCCGAGCAGCGACAACTATTATAACAGCCTTACCGATTGTATGTCTGTATCCGTTTTTACAACGCTACTTTATTAGCGGCTTGACAATTGGTGGCGTAAAAGAATAA
- a CDS encoding ABC transporter permease subunit: MDAAKDVTVKKKKTLATRMWQQKELILIALPFVVYILVFNYAPLMGWLMAFQRYRPGLGLWEQEWVGLENFKMLFSDASFIRVIRNTISMSLINLSLGFFFSIAFAVMLNELKNRHVKKIIQTVSYLPHFLSWIIVTGIVLDVLSTETGVINQLLMALNVIEQPINFLADPKYFWWIVGFSNVWKSTGWGSIIYLSSMASINEELYEAAEMDGANRLRKIWHITLPGIKPTIFILLLINIGNIMNAGFEVQYLLGNGLVQEVSQTIDIYVLRYGISLGNYSLATAAGIFNSVISVVLITLANKFSKAAGEESLF; encoded by the coding sequence ATGGATGCTGCAAAAGATGTCACGGTGAAGAAGAAAAAAACGCTAGCAACAAGGATGTGGCAACAAAAAGAGTTGATTTTAATTGCACTGCCGTTTGTAGTTTATATTCTTGTATTTAACTATGCGCCGTTGATGGGGTGGTTGATGGCTTTTCAAAGGTACCGCCCAGGTCTGGGGTTATGGGAACAAGAATGGGTGGGGTTGGAGAATTTTAAAATGTTATTCTCCGATGCTTCGTTCATTCGGGTCATTCGCAATACGATTTCGATGAGTCTTATTAACTTATCACTTGGGTTCTTCTTCTCTATCGCGTTTGCGGTCATGCTGAACGAATTAAAGAACAGACATGTTAAAAAAATCATCCAAACAGTTTCTTACTTGCCTCACTTTTTGTCTTGGATTATTGTAACAGGTATTGTTTTAGATGTGTTGTCCACTGAGACCGGGGTCATTAACCAATTATTGATGGCGTTGAATGTAATTGAACAACCGATCAATTTTTTGGCGGATCCAAAATACTTCTGGTGGATTGTAGGTTTTTCTAATGTTTGGAAGAGCACGGGTTGGGGAAGTATCATTTATCTTTCTTCAATGGCTTCCATCAACGAAGAACTATATGAAGCGGCTGAAATGGATGGAGCTAATCGTTTACGTAAAATTTGGCATATTACCCTTCCAGGTATCAAGCCGACTATCTTTATTTTATTACTGATCAATATAGGGAATATTATGAATGCAGGGTTCGAGGTTCAGTACTTACTGGGAAATGGCCTTGTTCAAGAAGTTTCCCAAACAATCGATATTTATGTCTTACGGTATGGAATCAGCTTAGGGAACTACTCGCTAGCGACAGCAGCTGGTATTTTTAACAGCGTAATATCCGTTGTGTTGATAACGCTTGCTAATAAATTTTCAAAAGCAGCTGGCGAAGAGAGCTTATTCTAA
- a CDS encoding sugar ABC transporter substrate-binding protein: MKKIVKWSLTALSCATLLAGCGGGNGSESDQGQAKTDADGTRVYSAFMGVAGKELPEDNRINVALADLVGARAEVTWLTGQTAKERIGVMIAGGEYPDMMDASDAYSQMVDAGGFVPLEDYIDDYPNIKALYTDLEWEKIKAANDGHIYAIPQFSSVKGENMETNYGQEAFWIQKRVLQWANYPQITTVDEYFDLINAYAAEHPETDGQPTIGFEILTDDWRYFTLENPPAFLAGYPNDGAAVVNPDTLEAKVYDTIPEAKAYFQKLSEQYDQGTVDPEAFTAKYDQYIAKISSGRVLGMVDQYWQFEQAVNSLRSQGKDEMTYVPFGLVLDPSVQPQYKEVPSLNTNGGLGITISNDDVEGTLEFLDGILSEEAMVLRTWGEEGVDYEIDENGKFYRTEEQRANWRNTDWVDTNGTDYGYLPAYKGMYSDGINSVLPHEQLSEFQESLVDIDREVLAAYGHEKWSDFMAVQDPVTAWFPIYTERASWTSSEPAGIANQKMTEVKMKWLPKLVMDGPEKFEANWEAYMADYEKNVDYKVYEEKLTEEVKRRVEVEEEILEKLGEE; the protein is encoded by the coding sequence ATGAAAAAAATTGTTAAATGGTCTCTAACAGCTCTATCCTGCGCTACATTATTAGCAGGTTGTGGCGGTGGCAACGGCAGTGAGAGTGATCAAGGCCAAGCTAAAACAGATGCTGATGGCACAAGAGTCTACAGCGCATTTATGGGTGTTGCAGGAAAAGAGCTGCCCGAGGACAATCGGATCAACGTAGCTTTAGCAGACCTTGTAGGAGCAAGAGCAGAAGTCACATGGCTGACGGGTCAGACGGCTAAGGAAAGAATCGGGGTTATGATTGCTGGAGGAGAATATCCAGACATGATGGATGCATCAGATGCTTATTCCCAAATGGTGGATGCTGGAGGTTTTGTTCCGCTTGAAGATTATATTGATGATTATCCAAACATTAAAGCATTATACACGGATCTGGAATGGGAGAAGATAAAAGCTGCGAACGATGGCCATATTTACGCTATTCCACAGTTTAGTTCTGTAAAGGGCGAAAATATGGAAACCAACTATGGTCAAGAAGCGTTTTGGATTCAAAAAAGAGTGCTTCAGTGGGCTAATTATCCACAAATTACGACGGTTGACGAATACTTCGACCTAATCAACGCTTATGCGGCTGAGCATCCGGAAACTGATGGGCAACCAACTATCGGCTTCGAAATCTTAACCGATGACTGGCGCTACTTTACTTTAGAAAATCCACCTGCATTTTTGGCCGGATATCCAAATGATGGTGCTGCTGTTGTAAATCCAGATACTTTAGAAGCAAAAGTATACGATACGATACCAGAGGCAAAAGCATACTTCCAAAAACTTAGTGAGCAGTATGATCAAGGTACAGTCGATCCGGAAGCATTTACAGCAAAATACGATCAGTATATTGCTAAGATTTCTTCAGGTCGTGTGTTGGGTATGGTTGACCAGTACTGGCAATTTGAGCAAGCGGTTAATTCGCTAAGATCACAAGGTAAAGATGAAATGACCTATGTGCCATTTGGATTGGTTCTTGATCCATCCGTACAGCCTCAATACAAAGAAGTACCGTCATTGAATACGAATGGTGGACTTGGCATTACGATCAGTAATGATGATGTAGAAGGAACATTAGAGTTTCTGGATGGTATTTTGAGTGAAGAAGCGATGGTTCTTCGTACGTGGGGTGAAGAAGGAGTCGATTACGAAATCGATGAGAATGGCAAGTTCTACAGAACTGAAGAACAGCGAGCAAACTGGCGTAATACTGATTGGGTCGATACAAATGGTACAGACTATGGATATTTGCCAGCGTATAAAGGGATGTATTCTGATGGAATCAACTCGGTATTGCCACATGAGCAATTATCAGAATTCCAAGAAAGTCTTGTCGACATTGACCGTGAAGTACTTGCAGCATACGGTCATGAGAAGTGGTCCGATTTCATGGCAGTTCAAGATCCTGTGACAGCATGGTTCCCAATCTACACAGAACGTGCTTCTTGGACAAGCAGTGAACCGGCTGGAATTGCGAATCAAAAAATGACAGAAGTCAAAATGAAATGGTTACCAAAACTTGTAATGGATGGACCAGAGAAATTTGAAGCCAACTGGGAAGCTTACATGGCGGATTACGAAAAAAATGTTGATTACAAAGTGTATGAAGAGAAATTGACTGAAGAAGTAAAACGTCGTGTTGAAGTTGAAGAAGAAATTCTTGAAAAATTAGGCGAAGAATAG
- a CDS encoding glycoside hydrolase family 43 protein codes for MKIMNPVLKGFNPDPSIVRVDDTYYIANSTFEWFPGVQIHESKDLVHWQLITHPLATTELLDMKGNADSGGIWAPDLSYADGKFWLVYTDVKVVNGAFKDCINYLTTAENIHGPWSAPIKLNGVGFDASLFHDDDGRKYLVQMEWDHREYHHPFNGIKCTEYSVSEKRLLPETSKIIWRGTDVKLVEGPHLYKLFGKYYLFCAEGGTTYTHQEVVARSTTLFGEYEGQPETFLTAFAHPDNPLQKCGHGALVDTPDGEWYFAHLTGRPWHHANESSHDPRGWCTLGRETAIQKVEWSEGQWPLIVGGRQGSLEVDAPKNAVPVEYPSNYLTKDDFDQEELNIHFNTLRVPFTEKIGKIEDGHLVLKGLGSLANQHDNSLIARRWQAFEFEAETKLSYDPTTYQQMAGLTNYYNTQHWSMIQVTWDEEKGRVIEVTENNQGIFTSYLKENAIPVPQEVEYIYFKTTVNARFYLYAYSFDGENWTDIPVQLDAKVLSDDYVNQSYGGFFTGAFAGMANVDYSGYELEAKFDYFSYREK; via the coding sequence ATGAAAATTATGAATCCTGTACTAAAAGGATTTAACCCAGACCCGTCCATTGTTCGGGTGGACGATACCTATTATATCGCAAATTCCACATTTGAGTGGTTTCCGGGTGTTCAAATTCACGAATCAAAAGATTTGGTTCATTGGCAACTGATCACACATCCGTTAGCCACTACTGAACTGCTGGACATGAAAGGAAATGCTGATTCGGGTGGCATTTGGGCACCGGATTTATCCTATGCAGACGGTAAGTTTTGGTTGGTTTATACCGATGTGAAAGTGGTGAATGGTGCCTTTAAAGATTGCATCAACTATCTGACAACTGCTGAAAACATCCATGGTCCTTGGAGTGCCCCGATCAAATTAAACGGTGTCGGTTTTGATGCTTCACTTTTCCATGATGACGATGGCAGAAAATATTTGGTTCAGATGGAATGGGATCATCGAGAGTATCACCATCCGTTCAACGGCATCAAATGTACAGAGTATTCTGTCTCAGAAAAGCGACTATTGCCGGAGACTTCCAAGATTATTTGGAGAGGCACGGACGTCAAGTTGGTTGAAGGACCGCACTTGTATAAGTTATTCGGGAAATATTATTTGTTCTGCGCCGAAGGCGGCACGACCTATACGCATCAAGAAGTTGTTGCGCGCTCAACGACTTTGTTTGGTGAATATGAAGGACAGCCTGAAACGTTCCTGACGGCATTTGCGCACCCGGACAATCCGCTGCAAAAATGTGGACATGGCGCGCTCGTGGATACGCCAGACGGAGAATGGTATTTTGCGCATTTGACGGGAAGACCTTGGCATCATGCAAATGAATCCAGCCATGATCCCCGCGGTTGGTGTACCTTAGGAAGAGAAACTGCGATTCAGAAGGTGGAATGGTCGGAAGGCCAATGGCCTCTGATTGTCGGCGGAAGACAAGGCAGCCTAGAAGTGGACGCGCCAAAAAATGCAGTGCCGGTTGAGTACCCTTCCAATTATCTGACGAAGGATGATTTTGATCAAGAGGAGTTAAACATCCACTTCAATACATTGCGTGTGCCATTTACAGAGAAAATCGGGAAAATTGAGGATGGCCATCTTGTCTTGAAAGGATTGGGCAGCTTAGCCAATCAGCATGACAATTCGCTTATCGCCAGAAGGTGGCAAGCATTCGAATTCGAAGCTGAAACAAAATTGAGTTATGATCCGACAACCTACCAACAAATGGCCGGATTGACAAATTATTACAATACGCAACACTGGTCCATGATCCAAGTCACATGGGATGAGGAAAAAGGGCGTGTGATTGAAGTCACCGAGAACAACCAAGGTATTTTTACCAGCTACTTGAAAGAAAATGCAATCCCTGTGCCGCAGGAAGTTGAATATATCTACTTCAAAACAACAGTAAACGCGCGTTTTTATTTGTATGCGTATTCATTTGATGGAGAAAACTGGACCGATATTCCAGTCCAATTGGATGCCAAGGTTTTATCGGATGATTATGTGAACCAAAGTTATGGCGGCTTCTTTACGGGAGCATTCGCCGGGATGGCCAATGTTGATTATTCGGGATACGAACTGGAAGCTAAATTCGATTACTTCAGCTACCGAGAAAAATAG
- a CDS encoding ROK family transcriptional regulator, with protein MIHSKYTIRENNEATILNAIISQKEISRAELSVLAGLNKASVSSITKKLLEDELIHEDRIGDAARIGGRKPIMLTFNGEAALTLSLDVAPNYVEGLIAFIDGKVLYESEIRGIKVSSDNVLAYITEMVEKLSEHAVETPHGITGVCIAIHGLVSQEEIIFTPNYTLQSNLKAQLEEVFPFYVYLENEANLAALGEYTFGSISDSVVSMSIHTGIGAGIVENGKLRTGKKGIAGEIGHSILYPDGRKCPCGNNGCLEQYASHQAIYSELEQLLALPDINSALVIERYKKGDPVVQKTLRTNAHYLSIAVNNLAVIYEPDLVVINSSIYSQIPELISILKGDLKGKLSCDTHVVSSSLKRKATLFGGVAKSTQNFLNIQNLKMNIDS; from the coding sequence TTGATTCATAGCAAATATACAATCCGCGAAAACAACGAGGCTACCATTTTGAATGCCATCATCAGCCAGAAAGAAATTTCCCGCGCTGAATTATCCGTGCTTGCCGGTCTGAATAAGGCTTCCGTATCCTCAATCACCAAGAAACTGTTGGAAGACGAGTTGATCCATGAAGACCGTATCGGCGATGCAGCACGTATCGGTGGTCGAAAGCCGATCATGCTCACGTTCAATGGGGAAGCTGCGCTGACCCTTTCCTTGGATGTTGCACCTAATTATGTAGAAGGGCTCATCGCCTTCATTGATGGAAAGGTTCTTTATGAATCCGAAATCAGAGGCATCAAAGTTTCTTCCGACAATGTCCTTGCTTACATCACGGAAATGGTTGAAAAATTAAGTGAACATGCTGTGGAAACGCCGCACGGGATCACCGGAGTCTGTATCGCGATCCACGGACTCGTCAGCCAGGAAGAAATCATTTTTACACCCAACTATACGTTGCAGAGTAATCTCAAGGCTCAATTAGAAGAAGTTTTTCCCTTTTATGTGTATTTGGAGAATGAAGCGAATCTGGCGGCGCTCGGTGAATATACGTTTGGATCCATTTCGGACAGCGTGGTCAGCATGAGCATCCATACGGGCATCGGAGCCGGAATTGTCGAAAATGGGAAACTAAGGACCGGGAAAAAAGGTATAGCCGGTGAAATCGGCCACAGTATCCTCTACCCTGATGGCCGGAAGTGTCCTTGCGGCAATAACGGTTGCCTCGAACAGTACGCATCCCACCAGGCCATCTACAGCGAATTGGAACAGCTGCTTGCTTTGCCGGACATCAACTCGGCTTTAGTGATCGAACGCTACAAAAAAGGCGATCCTGTTGTCCAAAAAACACTTCGGACCAACGCGCATTATTTGAGCATCGCGGTCAATAACCTGGCGGTGATCTACGAACCGGATCTGGTGGTGATCAACAGTTCCATTTATTCGCAAATCCCTGAGTTGATCAGCATTCTTAAAGGGGATCTCAAAGGTAAGCTTTCGTGCGATACGCATGTCGTCAGCAGCTCGCTCAAGCGGAAAGCGACCTTGTTCGGGGGTGTGGCCAAGTCCACACAGAATTTCCTGAACATCCAAAACCTGAAAATGAATATTGACAGCTAA
- a CDS encoding RraA family protein, whose translation MSEKKQRMGFRINKDIPRPTPELLERLNKFTVPELCDGMDLFQAMDYQIKPMVTMQKIIGPAVTLQLTLGDSLLVPKTFEVAQPGDIIVIDAKGSCNNAVWGDNRSRVAKALGIAGVVIDGAFRDIEENEAIGFPIYARANTCGRSARGAKGEINVPISCGGVSVRPGDIIVGDRNGVVVIPLEHAEEIIQAAQEQVDKMEAQIAQFEATGKIVPDSLEKELKRLGY comes from the coding sequence ATGAGCGAAAAAAAGCAAAGAATGGGCTTCAGAATCAACAAGGACATCCCCAGACCGACACCGGAACTGCTGGAAAGACTGAACAAATTCACCGTGCCGGAACTGTGCGACGGGATGGATCTATTTCAGGCAATGGATTACCAGATCAAGCCGATGGTGACGATGCAAAAAATCATCGGTCCGGCCGTAACACTGCAACTTACGCTAGGTGACAGTCTGTTGGTACCGAAAACCTTTGAAGTGGCACAACCGGGTGATATCATCGTCATCGATGCGAAAGGCAGTTGCAATAACGCTGTTTGGGGCGATAATCGCAGTCGCGTAGCGAAAGCGCTTGGAATTGCAGGAGTCGTGATCGACGGTGCTTTCCGCGACATCGAAGAAAATGAAGCGATCGGGTTCCCGATTTATGCTCGCGCAAACACTTGCGGCAGGAGCGCAAGGGGCGCGAAGGGTGAAATCAATGTACCGATTTCCTGCGGTGGCGTGTCCGTGCGCCCTGGGGACATCATCGTCGGGGACCGTAATGGGGTCGTGGTGATTCCATTGGAGCATGCCGAGGAAATCATCCAAGCAGCCCAGGAGCAAGTGGACAAGATGGAGGCGCAGATTGCGCAATTCGAAGCGACCGGCAAAATCGTCCCGGACAGCCTGGAAAAGGAATTGAAAAGATTAGGCTATTAA